One window from the genome of Buchnera aphidicola (Macrosiphoniella sanborni) encodes:
- the rpoC gene encoding DNA-directed RNA polymerase subunit beta': MKDLLKFLKSQTKNEDFDAIKISLASPDVIRSWSFGEVKKPETINYRTFKPERDGLFCARIFGPVKDYECLCGKYKRLKHRGVICEKCGVEVTQSKVRRERMGHIELSSPTAHIWFLKSLPSRIGLLLDMPLRDIERVLYFESYVVIETGMTNLEKRQILTEEQYLDSLEEFGDEFHATMGAEAIQFLLKDINLVQECNTLRLELNETNSETKRKKLTKRIKLLESFIQSHNKPEWMILNVLPVLPPDLRPLVPLDGGRFATSDLNDLYRRVINRNNRLKRLLDLAAPDIIVRNEKRMLQEAVDALLDNGRRGRAITGSNKRPLKSLADMIKGKQGRFRQNLLGKRVDYSGRSVITVGPYLRLHQCGLPKKMALELFKPFIYGKLEVRSLATTIKAAKKMVEREESVVWDILDEVIREHPVLLNRAPTLHRLGIQAFEPVLIEGKAIQLHPLVCAAYNADFDGDQMAVHVPLTLESQLEARALMMSTNNILSPANGEPIIVPSQDVVLGLYYMTREKINGKGEGMFLNSSHEAEKVYHLGIAELHASVKVRITEYKKNEDNSFTKTKKIISTTIGRAILWIIIPKGLPFSIINHTLGKKDISKMLNTCYRILGLKPTVFFADQIMYTGFAYAARSGSSVGIDDMVIPGKKANIINEAEIEVAEIQEQFQSGLVTAGERYNKVIDIWAAANERVAKAMMKNLSTESVVNKIGLKQKQTSFNSIFMMADSGARGSAAQIRQLAGMRGLMAKPDGSIIETPITANFREGLNVLQYFISTHGARKGLADTALKTANSGYLTRRLVDVAQDLVVTQDDCQTYEGILMTSLIEGGDVKEPLRERVLGRVTAENIHFPNTKNILIKRNTLLNEQWCNLLEKNSIDNVKVRSVVNCDTNFGVCAYCYGRDLARGHLVNKGEAIGVIAAQSIGEPGTQLTMRTFHIGGAASRAAAESSIQVRNQGIINLNNAKSVKNSSGKIVITSRNVELNIIDNFGRTQESYKVPYGAIMAKGNREKVYSGETIAKWDPHTIPVITEVNGFVRFIDMIDGQSITRQADELTGLSSIVILDTAERMSIGKDLRPALKIIDSNGNDVLISGTEMPAQYFLPGKAIVQLEDGVKISSGDTLARVPQESGGTKDITGGLPRVADLFEARRPKESAILAEISGIISFGKETKGKRRLIITPVNGNDAYEEMIPKWRQLNVFEGERVEKGDVISDGPESPHDILRLRGVQAVTRYIVNEVQEVYRLQGVKINDKHIEVIIRQMLRKATILKSGNSDFLEGEQVEFSRIKIANRILNKKKKIPATFLRDLLGITKASLATESFISAASFQETTRVLTESAVAGKKDELRGLKENVIVGRLIPAGTGYAYHQERSNRRQKKYNNPTISSSQISAEEASASLSELLNSTLIEK; this comes from the coding sequence GTGAAAGATTTACTAAAATTTCTTAAATCTCAAACTAAAAACGAAGATTTTGATGCTATTAAAATTTCGTTAGCTTCACCAGACGTAATTCGATCTTGGTCATTTGGTGAAGTCAAAAAACCTGAAACTATTAATTATCGTACTTTTAAACCTGAGCGAGATGGACTTTTTTGTGCTCGTATTTTTGGTCCAGTTAAAGATTATGAATGTTTATGCGGTAAATATAAAAGATTAAAACATAGAGGTGTTATTTGTGAAAAATGTGGTGTCGAAGTAACACAAAGTAAAGTAAGACGTGAACGAATGGGTCATATAGAACTTTCATCACCTACAGCTCATATTTGGTTTTTAAAATCCTTACCATCAAGAATCGGTTTATTATTAGATATGCCTCTAAGAGATATTGAAAGAGTATTATACTTTGAATCTTATGTAGTAATAGAAACAGGAATGACTAATCTTGAAAAACGTCAAATTCTCACTGAAGAGCAATATCTAGATTCACTAGAAGAATTTGGAGATGAATTTCATGCAACTATGGGAGCAGAAGCAATTCAGTTTTTACTAAAAGATATAAATTTAGTGCAAGAATGTAACACATTAAGATTAGAATTAAATGAAACTAACTCTGAAACAAAAAGAAAAAAATTAACAAAAAGAATAAAATTATTAGAATCTTTTATTCAATCACATAATAAACCAGAATGGATGATTCTTAATGTATTACCAGTATTACCACCTGATCTTAGACCATTAGTCCCATTAGATGGAGGAAGGTTTGCAACATCAGATTTAAATGATTTATATCGACGAGTAATTAATCGAAATAATCGTCTAAAACGTTTATTAGATTTAGCTGCACCTGATATTATCGTAAGAAATGAAAAAAGAATGCTACAAGAAGCGGTAGATGCTTTATTAGATAATGGAAGAAGAGGAAGAGCTATTACTGGATCAAATAAAAGACCTCTGAAATCACTAGCTGATATGATTAAAGGAAAACAGGGAAGATTTCGACAAAATCTTCTTGGTAAACGTGTAGATTATTCGGGTCGTTCAGTAATTACTGTAGGTCCTTATTTACGTTTACATCAATGTGGTTTACCTAAAAAAATGGCATTAGAATTATTTAAACCATTTATATATGGTAAATTAGAAGTACGTAGTTTGGCTACTACTATCAAAGCAGCAAAAAAAATGGTAGAAAGAGAAGAATCAGTAGTATGGGATATTTTAGATGAAGTGATTCGTGAACATCCAGTACTGTTAAATCGAGCACCAACTTTACACAGATTAGGTATACAAGCATTTGAGCCAGTTCTTATAGAAGGAAAAGCGATTCAACTACATCCTTTAGTATGTGCAGCTTATAATGCTGATTTTGATGGTGATCAAATGGCTGTACATGTTCCGCTTACTTTAGAGTCACAACTAGAAGCTCGTGCTTTAATGATGTCAACTAATAACATTCTATCTCCAGCAAATGGCGAACCAATTATTGTGCCTTCTCAAGATGTTGTATTAGGTTTATATTACATGACTCGTGAAAAAATCAATGGGAAAGGTGAAGGAATGTTTTTAAATAGTTCTCATGAAGCAGAAAAAGTCTATCATTTAGGAATTGCTGAACTACATGCTTCAGTTAAGGTGAGAATCACAGAATATAAAAAAAACGAAGATAATAGTTTTACGAAAACAAAAAAAATAATTTCTACTACGATCGGAAGAGCAATTTTATGGATAATTATTCCTAAAGGTCTTCCTTTTAGTATTATTAATCATACTTTAGGTAAAAAAGATATTTCTAAAATGCTTAATACTTGCTATCGCATTTTAGGTCTGAAACCCACTGTATTTTTTGCTGATCAAATTATGTATACTGGATTTGCTTATGCAGCACGATCAGGATCTTCTGTTGGTATTGATGATATGGTCATACCTGGGAAAAAAGCAAATATTATTAATGAAGCAGAAATTGAAGTTGCTGAAATACAAGAACAATTTCAATCAGGATTAGTTACAGCAGGTGAAAGATATAATAAAGTAATTGATATTTGGGCAGCAGCTAATGAACGCGTAGCAAAAGCAATGATGAAAAATTTATCTACAGAATCTGTTGTAAATAAAATAGGTTTAAAACAAAAACAAACATCTTTTAATAGTATCTTTATGATGGCAGATTCAGGAGCACGTGGCTCTGCTGCACAAATTCGCCAATTAGCTGGAATGAGAGGTTTAATGGCTAAACCTGATGGTTCGATTATTGAAACACCTATTACAGCTAATTTTCGAGAAGGTTTAAATGTATTACAGTATTTTATTTCTACTCATGGAGCACGTAAAGGATTAGCAGATACTGCTTTAAAAACTGCCAATTCTGGATATTTAACACGTCGTTTAGTAGATGTCGCACAAGATTTAGTTGTTACACAAGATGATTGTCAAACATATGAAGGTATTTTAATGACTTCATTAATTGAAGGAGGAGATGTAAAAGAACCCTTACGTGAAAGAGTATTAGGACGTGTTACTGCAGAAAATATACATTTTCCTAATACTAAAAATATCTTAATAAAAAGAAATACATTATTAAATGAACAATGGTGTAATCTTCTAGAAAAAAATTCTATAGATAATGTTAAAGTAAGATCAGTTGTAAATTGTGATACTAACTTTGGTGTATGTGCGTATTGTTATGGTCGTGATTTAGCTCGGGGACATTTAGTTAATAAAGGTGAAGCAATTGGAGTGATTGCTGCTCAATCCATAGGAGAACCTGGAACGCAGTTAACTATGAGAACTTTTCATATTGGAGGAGCAGCGTCAAGAGCAGCAGCAGAATCTAGTATTCAAGTTAGAAATCAAGGAATTATTAATCTCAATAATGCTAAATCTGTAAAAAATTCTAGTGGAAAAATAGTTATCACTTCCAGAAATGTAGAACTCAATATTATTGATAATTTTGGACGCACTCAAGAAAGCTATAAAGTACCTTATGGAGCTATTATGGCTAAAGGAAATAGGGAAAAAGTGTATTCTGGAGAAACTATTGCAAAATGGGATCCACATACTATTCCAGTAATTACTGAAGTTAATGGTTTTGTACGTTTTATAGATATGATAGATGGTCAAAGTATCACAAGACAAGCTGATGAATTAACAGGTTTATCTTCTATAGTAATACTCGATACAGCTGAAAGAATGTCTATTGGAAAAGATTTAAGACCAGCATTAAAAATTATCGATTCTAATGGAAATGATGTATTAATTTCAGGAACAGAAATGCCTGCACAATATTTTTTACCGGGAAAAGCTATTGTGCAACTTGAAGATGGAGTTAAAATTAGTTCTGGTGATACATTAGCAAGAGTACCACAAGAATCAGGAGGAACTAAAGATATTACAGGTGGATTACCAAGAGTAGCAGATTTATTTGAAGCTAGACGTCCAAAAGAATCAGCAATTTTAGCAGAAATTAGTGGTATTATATCTTTTGGAAAAGAAACAAAAGGAAAAAGACGCTTAATTATTACTCCAGTTAATGGTAATGATGCTTATGAAGAAATGATTCCAAAATGGAGACAATTAAATGTTTTTGAAGGAGAAAGAGTTGAAAAAGGTGATGTAATTTCTGATGGACCAGAATCCCCACATGATATTTTGAGATTAAGAGGAGTTCAAGCTGTTACTAGATATATTGTTAATGAAGTACAAGAAGTATATCGACTTCAAGGTGTAAAAATTAATGATAAACATATCGAAGTAATTATCCGACAAATGTTACGTAAAGCTACTATATTAAAATCAGGTAATTCAGATTTTTTAGAGGGTGAACAAGTTGAGTTTTCTCGTATAAAAATTGCTAATCGTATTTTAAATAAGAAAAAGAAAATACCAGCTACTTTTTTAAGAGATTTATTGGGAATTACTAAAGCGTCACTTGCAACAGAATCCTTTATATCTGCCGCTTCCTTTCAAGAAACAACAAGAGTATTAACTGAGTCTGCGGTTGCAGGAAAAAAAGACGAATTAAGAGGTTTAAAAGAAAATGTTATTGTAGGACGCTTAATTCCTGCAGGAACAGGATATGCATATCATCAAGAACGTTCTAATCGTCGACAAAAAAAATATAATAATCCAACTATTAGTAGTTCTCAAATTAGTGCTGAAGAAGCTTCTGCCAGTCTATCAGAATTATTAAATTCTACTCTTATAGAAAAATAA
- the rpoB gene encoding DNA-directed RNA polymerase subunit beta, whose protein sequence is MVYSYTEKKRIRKDFGKRPKVLDIPYLLSIQLDSFKKFIKPDFDGQHGLEAAFRSVFPIHGYNSNSELQYVSYRLGENIFDVKECQIRGATYSAPLRVKLRLVIYEREMLEATVKDIKEQEVYMGEIPLMTNNGTFIINGTERVVVSQLHRSPGVFFDSDKGKTHSSGKVLYNARIIPYRGSWLDFEFDPKDNLFVRIDRRRKLPVSIILRALNYNTEEILNIFFKKNIFNISDNNIELELFPERLRGETASFDIKKNEKIYVKKGRRITARHIQELKNDNIKNIIVPIEYILGRIVSKDYKNEKTGEKIISANAELSLEILEKLKKSGCQSIETLFTNDLDHGPYISETLRIDSSYDRMTALIEIYRVMRPGEPPTKEATENLFENLFFSEDRYDLSAVGRMKFNRSLLRQEIEGSGTLNKEDIVDVIKKIVDIRNGKGEVDDIDHLGNRRVRSVGEMVENQFRIGLVRVERAVKERLSIGDLDTLMPQDIINAKPISAAIKEFFGSSQLSQFMDQNNPLSEITHKRRISALGLGGLTRERAGFEVRDVHPTHYGRVCPIETPEGPNIGLINSLSVYARTNIYGFLETPYRKVKNSVVTEEINYLSAIEEGKYIIAQANTNIDKNGYFIDDLVTCRHKGESSLFHPNQIDYMDVSTQQIVSVGASLIPFLEHDDANRALMGANMQRQAVPTLKTDKPLVGTGMERAVAVDSGVTIVSKRNGFVQYVDASRIVIKVNEQEMHTGEAGIDIYNLTKYTRSNQNTCINQQPCVQLNEKIKKGDVLADGPSTDLGELALGQNMRVAFMPWNGYNFEDSILVSERVVEEDRFTTIHIQELSCISRDTKLGAEEISSDIPNVGEAALSKLDESGIVYIGAEVTGGDILVGKVTPKGETQLTPEEKLLRAIFGEKASDVKDSSLRVPNGVSGTVIDVQIFTRDGVKKDKRTLEIEEMQLKQIKKDLTEEFKIFESSLFNHIKKTLISFNINIDTLNKIPFEQWLSIEIKEKDQKKEIERLIKQHNQLKLVFEKNIEIKRRKITQGDDLAPGVLKIVKVYLAVKRQIQPGDKMAGRHGNKGVISKINPVEDMPYDENGIPVDIVLNPLGVPSRMNIGQILETHLGMAAKGIGDKINNMLKNQESISNLRKFIQKAFNLGDNLRQKVNLDTFSNEEILCLANNFKNGIPLATPVFDGAQENEIKKLLEFADLPTSGQITLFDGRTGEKFERPVTVGYMYMLKLNHLVDDKMHARSTGSYSLVTQQPLGGKAQFGGQRFGEMEVWALEAYGASYTLQEMLTVKSDDVNGRTKMYKNIVDGNHQMEPGMPESFNVLLKEIRSLGINIELESE, encoded by the coding sequence ATGGTTTACTCTTATACTGAAAAAAAACGTATTCGTAAAGATTTTGGCAAACGTCCTAAAGTTTTAGATATACCATATCTTCTTTCAATTCAATTAGATTCTTTTAAAAAATTTATTAAACCAGATTTCGATGGTCAACACGGTTTAGAAGCAGCATTTCGTTCTGTATTTCCTATTCATGGTTATAACAGTAATTCTGAACTTCAATATGTTAGTTATCGTTTAGGAGAAAATATATTTGATGTAAAAGAATGTCAAATAAGAGGAGCAACTTATTCAGCTCCATTAAGAGTAAAATTGCGTCTTGTTATTTATGAACGTGAAATGTTAGAAGCAACTGTAAAAGACATTAAAGAACAAGAAGTTTATATGGGCGAAATTCCATTAATGACAAATAATGGAACTTTTATAATAAATGGTACAGAAAGAGTAGTAGTATCTCAATTGCATCGTAGTCCTGGAGTTTTTTTTGATAGTGATAAAGGAAAAACACACTCTTCAGGAAAAGTACTCTATAATGCTCGAATTATTCCCTATCGGGGCTCATGGTTAGATTTTGAATTTGATCCAAAAGATAATTTATTCGTTAGAATTGATCGACGTAGAAAATTACCAGTAAGTATTATTTTACGTGCACTTAATTATAATACAGAAGAAATATTAAATATCTTTTTTAAAAAAAATATTTTTAATATCAGTGATAATAATATTGAACTAGAATTATTTCCTGAAAGATTAAGAGGAGAAACAGCATCTTTTGATATTAAAAAAAATGAAAAAATTTATGTTAAAAAAGGACGTCGTATTACTGCTAGACATATTCAAGAATTAAAAAATGATAATATAAAAAATATTATAGTTCCTATTGAATATATTTTAGGACGTATCGTATCTAAAGATTATAAAAACGAAAAAACAGGTGAAAAAATTATTTCTGCTAATGCAGAATTATCTTTAGAAATATTAGAAAAATTAAAAAAATCTGGATGTCAATCTATTGAAACACTATTTACTAATGATTTAGATCATGGTCCATATATATCAGAAACATTACGTATAGATTCATCGTATGATCGCATGACTGCTTTAATAGAAATTTATCGAGTCATGAGACCTGGAGAACCTCCTACTAAAGAAGCTACAGAAAATTTATTTGAAAATTTATTTTTTTCTGAAGATAGATATGATCTTTCTGCTGTTGGAAGAATGAAATTTAATCGATCACTTTTACGTCAAGAAATTGAAGGTTCAGGAACATTAAATAAAGAAGATATTGTTGATGTAATAAAGAAAATTGTTGATATTCGCAATGGAAAAGGAGAAGTAGATGATATTGATCATTTAGGTAATAGACGTGTTAGATCAGTGGGTGAAATGGTAGAAAATCAATTTAGAATTGGTCTCGTAAGAGTAGAAAGAGCTGTTAAAGAAAGATTATCTATTGGTGATTTAGATACTTTAATGCCACAAGATATAATAAATGCTAAACCAATATCAGCTGCTATTAAAGAATTTTTTGGTTCTAGTCAATTGTCTCAATTTATGGATCAAAATAATCCTTTATCTGAAATTACGCATAAAAGACGAATTTCAGCATTAGGATTAGGTGGTTTAACTAGAGAACGAGCAGGATTTGAAGTCCGAGATGTTCATCCTACTCATTATGGACGTGTTTGTCCTATTGAGACACCAGAAGGTCCAAATATTGGATTAATTAATTCTTTGTCTGTTTATGCTCGAACAAATATATATGGATTTTTAGAAACTCCTTATCGTAAAGTTAAAAATAGTGTAGTTACTGAAGAAATTAATTATTTATCAGCTATAGAAGAAGGTAAATATATTATTGCACAAGCAAATACTAATATTGATAAAAATGGTTATTTTATTGACGATTTAGTAACATGTAGACATAAAGGTGAATCTAGTTTATTTCATCCTAATCAAATTGATTACATGGATGTTTCTACTCAACAAATTGTATCTGTCGGTGCATCTTTAATTCCTTTTCTTGAACATGACGATGCTAATAGAGCATTAATGGGTGCAAATATGCAACGTCAAGCAGTTCCTACTTTAAAAACAGATAAACCTTTAGTTGGAACTGGAATGGAACGAGCAGTAGCAGTTGATTCAGGTGTAACAATTGTATCTAAAAGAAATGGTTTCGTTCAATATGTAGATGCTTCTCGTATAGTTATTAAAGTCAATGAACAAGAAATGCATACGGGAGAAGCTGGAATAGATATTTATAATTTAACTAAATATACTCGATCTAATCAAAATACTTGTATTAATCAACAACCCTGTGTTCAATTAAATGAAAAAATTAAAAAAGGTGATGTTTTAGCAGATGGACCGTCTACTGATTTGGGAGAACTTGCTTTAGGACAAAATATGCGTGTAGCATTTATGCCATGGAATGGATACAATTTTGAAGATTCAATTCTTGTATCCGAAAGAGTGGTAGAAGAAGATCGTTTTACTACTATTCATATTCAAGAACTATCATGCATATCTCGAGATACTAAATTAGGAGCAGAAGAAATTAGTTCTGATATACCTAATGTAGGAGAAGCTGCATTATCAAAATTAGATGAATCTGGTATTGTTTATATTGGAGCCGAAGTAACTGGAGGAGATATACTAGTTGGAAAAGTCACTCCAAAAGGAGAAACACAACTTACACCTGAAGAAAAATTATTACGCGCTATTTTTGGTGAAAAAGCATCAGATGTAAAAGATTCTTCATTGCGAGTTCCTAATGGAGTATCTGGTACTGTAATAGATGTTCAAATATTTACAAGAGATGGTGTAAAAAAAGATAAAAGAACTTTAGAAATTGAAGAAATGCAACTTAAACAAATCAAAAAAGATCTTACTGAAGAATTTAAAATATTTGAATCTAGTTTATTTAATCATATTAAAAAAACTCTTATATCTTTTAACATTAATATTGATACACTAAATAAAATACCATTTGAACAATGGTTATCTATCGAAATTAAAGAAAAAGACCAAAAAAAAGAAATAGAAAGACTAATAAAACAACATAATCAATTAAAATTAGTTTTTGAAAAAAATATTGAAATAAAACGTCGTAAAATCACACAAGGAGATGATCTTGCTCCAGGCGTTTTAAAAATAGTTAAAGTATATTTAGCTGTTAAACGTCAAATCCAACCTGGAGATAAAATGGCAGGAAGACACGGTAATAAAGGGGTCATTTCTAAAATCAATCCTGTTGAAGATATGCCTTACGATGAAAATGGTATTCCAGTAGATATCGTTTTAAATCCGTTAGGTGTTCCTTCTCGTATGAATATTGGACAAATATTAGAAACTCATTTAGGTATGGCAGCAAAAGGTATTGGTGATAAAATAAATAACATGTTAAAAAATCAAGAAAGTATATCTAATTTACGTAAATTTATACAAAAAGCTTTTAATTTAGGAGATAATCTTCGGCAAAAAGTAAATTTAGATACATTTTCTAATGAAGAAATATTGTGTTTAGCAAATAATTTTAAAAACGGAATTCCTCTTGCAACTCCAGTATTTGATGGAGCACAAGAAAATGAAATTAAAAAACTATTAGAATTTGCAGATTTACCGACTTCTGGACAAATTACACTTTTTGACGGAAGAACAGGAGAAAAATTTGAGAGACCTGTAACAGTTGGTTATATGTATATGTTGAAATTAAATCATTTAGTAGATGACAAAATGCATGCCCGATCTACTGGTTCTTATAGTTTAGTAACTCAACAACCTCTAGGTGGAAAAGCTCAATTTGGTGGACAACGTTTCGGTGAAATGGAAGTTTGGGCCTTAGAAGCATATGGAGCTTCTTATACATTACAAGAAATGTTAACGGTAAAATCTGACGATGTAAATGGCAGAACTAAAATGTATAAAAATATTGTAGATGGAAATCATCAAATGGAACCTGGGATGCCAGAATCTTTTAACGTATTATTAAAAGAAATTCGATCTCTAGGTATTAATATTGAATTAGAAAGTGAATAA
- the rplL gene encoding 50S ribosomal protein L7/L12, with translation MSITKEQILEAISKMSVMNVVDLITAMEEKFGVSASMPMNSNNHNEHDKNEEKTEFDIFLKSIGPNKVSVIKTVRSATGLGLKEAKDLVESAPIILKENLNKEDAESLKKTLEDVGAEIEIK, from the coding sequence ATGTCTATTACTAAAGAACAAATTTTAGAAGCGATATCTAAAATGTCAGTTATGAATGTTGTAGATCTTATTACAGCAATGGAAGAAAAGTTTGGCGTTTCTGCTAGTATGCCGATGAATAGTAACAATCATAATGAACATGATAAAAATGAAGAAAAAACAGAATTTGATATTTTCTTGAAATCTATTGGTCCAAATAAAGTCTCAGTTATTAAAACTGTACGTAGTGCTACTGGTTTAGGACTAAAAGAAGCAAAAGATTTAGTTGAATCAGCTCCAATTATTTTAAAAGAAAATCTTAATAAAGAAGACGCAGAATCACTTAAAAAGACATTAGAAGATGTTGGTGCCGAAATCGAAATTAAATAA
- the rplJ gene encoding 50S ribosomal protein L10, producing the protein MALNLDQKKIIVSKINKISNTALSVIIADSQNISVNKINQLRKSGRKIGVKMSIVQNTLLSLAIKNTNFECLQEKIKGSTFIGYSMTHPGSCARLFKEFSKKNKQFKITGAVFEGKLLSDLEINQLAEMPTYKEAIIKLLLTMKILIAGKLIYTLSAIKQKKETS; encoded by the coding sequence ATGGCATTAAATCTTGATCAAAAAAAAATAATTGTTTCTAAAATTAATAAAATATCTAATACAGCATTATCAGTAATTATTGCAGATTCTCAAAATATTTCTGTTAATAAAATCAACCAATTAAGAAAATCTGGACGTAAAATCGGAGTAAAAATGAGTATTGTTCAAAATACTCTACTTTCTTTGGCAATTAAAAATACTAATTTTGAATGTTTACAAGAAAAAATCAAAGGTTCTACTTTTATTGGTTATTCTATGACACATCCTGGTAGTTGTGCGAGATTATTTAAAGAATTTTCAAAAAAAAATAAACAATTTAAAATTACAGGAGCAGTTTTTGAAGGAAAATTACTCTCTGATTTAGAAATTAATCAACTTGCAGAGATGCCTACTTATAAAGAAGCAATAATTAAACTTCTATTAACAATGAAGATATTAATTGCTGGCAAACTTATTTATACATTATCTGCTATAAAACAGAAAAAAGAAACCTCGTAA
- the rplA gene encoding 50S ribosomal protein L1 has translation MKKITKRMKKIKENINCNKLYHIDDIINILKKTSKVKFNESLDIAINLGINPKKSDQNIRGVTILPHGIGRFVRVAVFTQGKNVEVAKKAGAEFIGMEDLSDNIKKEGVNFDAVIASPDAIKIVTQLGSILGPRGLMPNPKLGTVTTNIAQAIKNAKTGQVQYRNDKNGIIHATIGRINFIEKYIKENFHTFLESINKSKPPQSKGIYIKKIVLSTTMGVGLTVDQSTISI, from the coding sequence ATGAAAAAAATAACTAAACGTATGAAAAAAATTAAAGAAAATATTAATTGCAATAAATTATATCATATTGATGATATTATCAATATATTAAAAAAAACATCTAAAGTAAAATTTAATGAAAGTCTTGACATTGCAATTAATTTAGGTATTAATCCAAAAAAATCAGATCAAAATATAAGAGGCGTGACTATATTACCACATGGTATTGGACGTTTTGTTCGAGTAGCTGTTTTTACACAAGGAAAAAATGTTGAAGTTGCTAAAAAAGCAGGTGCAGAATTTATAGGAATGGAAGATTTATCTGATAATATTAAAAAAGAAGGAGTCAATTTTGATGCTGTTATTGCGTCTCCTGATGCTATTAAAATAGTAACACAGTTAGGTTCAATACTTGGACCAAGAGGTTTAATGCCTAATCCTAAATTAGGAACTGTTACTACAAATATAGCTCAAGCAATTAAAAATGCAAAAACAGGTCAGGTCCAATATCGAAATGATAAAAATGGAATTATCCATGCTACAATCGGTAGAATTAATTTTATTGAAAAATATATAAAAGAAAATTTTCATACATTCTTAGAATCTATTAATAAATCAAAACCTCCTCAATCAAAAGGAATATATATAAAAAAAATAGTATTATCAACTACTATGGGTGTTGGATTAACCGTTGATCAATCTACTATCTCAATATAA
- the rplK gene encoding 50S ribosomal protein L11, translating into MAKKIQSYIKLQVSAGTANPSPPIGPALGQKGINIMEFCKLFNKQTENMEKGLPIPVIITVYSDRSFTFIIKTPPASILLKKLSGIKTGSSKNKSEKVGKINLSQIREIAEIKKNDMSGANIESMMRSIKGTAKSMGLIIEEQ; encoded by the coding sequence ATGGCAAAAAAAATACAATCATACATTAAACTGCAAGTTTCAGCTGGTACCGCTAATCCTAGTCCCCCTATTGGACCTGCTTTAGGACAAAAAGGTATAAATATTATGGAATTTTGCAAATTATTTAATAAACAAACAGAAAATATGGAAAAAGGACTTCCAATACCTGTAATTATCACAGTATATTCTGATCGTTCATTTACATTTATTATTAAAACTCCTCCTGCTTCTATTTTATTAAAAAAATTATCTGGCATTAAAACAGGATCCAGTAAAAATAAATCTGAAAAAGTAGGAAAAATTAATCTATCACAAATTAGAGAAATAGCAGAAATAAAAAAAAATGATATGAGCGGGGCTAATATCGAAAGCATGATGCGATCTATTAAAGGAACTGCTAAATCTATGGGATTAATTATTGAGGAGCAATAA
- the nusG gene encoding transcription termination/antitermination protein NusG: MYKKKNKKWYVLQAFSGFESRVAQSIREHVKLNDMNNLFGDVMVPSQEVVEIRGGQRRKSEYKFFPGYVLIQMIMTDSTWHLIRNIPKVLGFIGGKSDKPSPISDKEVEIIINRLRQIGDKPRPKTLFEPGEMIRVNDGPFSDFNGVVEEVDYEKSRLKVSVSIFGRSTPVELDFRQVEKH; encoded by the coding sequence ATGTATAAAAAAAAAAATAAAAAGTGGTATGTATTACAAGCTTTTTCTGGATTTGAAAGTCGTGTCGCACAATCAATAAGAGAACATGTCAAACTCAACGATATGAATAATTTATTTGGAGATGTGATGGTTCCATCTCAAGAAGTAGTTGAAATTCGCGGTGGACAACGCAGAAAAAGCGAATATAAGTTCTTCCCAGGATATGTGTTAATTCAAATGATTATGACAGATTCCACTTGGCATTTAATTAGAAATATTCCTAAAGTCTTAGGATTTATTGGAGGAAAATCGGATAAGCCGTCTCCTATCAGTGATAAAGAAGTAGAAATTATTATTAATAGACTGCGTCAAATTGGTGATAAACCAAGACCTAAAACTTTATTTGAACCAGGAGAAATGATTCGCGTAAATGATGGTCCATTTTCAGATTTTAATGGTGTAGTAGAAGAAGTGGACTATGAAAAAAGTAGACTAAAAGTATCTGTTTCTATTTTTGGAAGATCTACTCCTGTAGAACTTGATTTTAGACAAGTAGAAAAACATTAA